One genomic window of Hydra vulgaris chromosome 03, alternate assembly HydraT2T_AEP includes the following:
- the LOC136078111 gene encoding zinc finger BED domain-containing protein 4-like — MRSFIWSLYKINDASDAYATCNICKKTIKRGTKEAGQKCFSTTPLHNHIKINHPKEYRKERNKSEQKRTAQLTPAVFSTGTTESEEIACETSKQTSIDEYLKSKKVWNNNDSRSQAIHRKIGLMMALDNQPFTLVEDSGFNSLINHLEPRYSFPSRIYFSQTITPQLYMELKNKISIKLKKANHISFSSDIWTCPISHESFISLSGHCIDKEFNRIDVVLHASHFSESHTGVNIYEKLESMWDSWKIQVERRHLLVRDGAGNMVKGSNLAEIPSIHCTIHLLQLVVSDSIMSENIVIDVLAKCRRLVTHFNHSSLACSNFKKIQQQQNLDSLCLIQDVPKRWNSTYLMLERLNKLKIPVQLYLAERSDLMTFSTFEWTLISSIIKLLKPFFQLTQEMSSEIKTLSSVIPNICTLNKYMSKCQVDLSIQKTQSQLKTYLKNQFCAEANDVKSLHITKNRCYVMATSIDPRYKFSFFDDDTKKQAKYWLINDVLSFEKTIVCSEEVDFHVMNHHN; from the coding sequence atgagaAGCTTTATCTGgtcattatataaaataaatgacgCAAGTGATGCGTATGCAACCTgtaatatctgtaaaaaaacaattaaacgtGGAACTAAGGAGGCTGGGCAAAAGTGTTTTAGTACGACACCTCTGCATaatcatattaaaataaatcatccaAAAGAATATCGTAAAGAGAGAAATAAAAGTGAACAGAAAAGAACAGCTCAGCTCACACCGGCAGTTTTCTCAACTGGTACAACAGAAAGTGAGGAAATCGCTTGTGAAACTTCTAAGCAGACTTCAATAGATGAgtatttaaagtcaaaaaaagtaTGGAACAATAATGATTCTAGATCCCAAGCTATTCATCGTAAAATTGGGTTAATGATGGCCTTAGACAACCAGCCGTTTACTTTAGTTGAAGATTCAGGTTtcaatagtttaataaatcatCTGGAACCTAGATATTCCTTTCCAAGTAGGATATATTTTTCCCAAACAATAACTCCTCAACTTTACatggaattaaaaaataaaatttctattaagttaaaaaaagcaaaccACATAAGCTTTTCTTCAGATATATGGACATGCCCGATATCTCACGaatcatttatttcattgtCAGGCCACTGTATTGATAAAGAATTTAACAGAATTGATGTGGTATTACATGCTTCTCATTTTTCTGAAAGCCATACAGgagtaaatatatatgaaaaattagaAAGTATGTGGGATAGCTGGAAAATTCAAGTTGAAAGACGACACCTTCTTGTAAGAGATGGTGCTGGCAATATGGTTAAAGGGAGTAATCTAGCCGAAATTCCATCAATCCATTGTACCATTCATTTACTTCAATTAGTTGTTTCAGATTCAATCATGAGTGAAAATATTGTAATTGATGTCCTTGCAAAATGTCGTCGACTTGTAACTCATTTCAATCATTCGTCCCTAGCATGTagcaattttaagaaaattcaGCAACAACAAAATCTTGACAGTCTTTGTCTTATTCAAGATGTCCCAAAAAGATGGAACAGCACTTATTTGATGCTTGAaagattaaacaaattaaaaattccaGTTCAACTATACTTAGCAGAACGTTCTGACTTAATGACTTTTTCTACTTTTGAATGGACACTTATATCAAGCATTATTAAACTGCTAAAACCTTTTTTCCAATTAACTCAGGAAATGAgttcagaaataaaaactttgtccTCTGTTATTCCAAATATATgcacattaaataaatatatgtcgAAATGTCAAGTTGATTTAAGTATTCAAAAAACTCAGAGTcaacttaaaacttatttaaaaaatcaattttgcgCAGAAGCAAACGATGTAAAGTCTTTGCACATCACGAAAAATAGGTGCTATGTTATGGCTACATCAATAGATCCAAGatataagttttctttttttgatgatGATACCAAAAAACAGGCTAAGTATTGGTTAATAAATGATGTTTTATCCtttgaaaaaacaatagtttGTTCAGAAGAAGTAGATTTTCATGTAATGAATCACCACAattaa